One Capsicum annuum cultivar UCD-10X-F1 chromosome 2, UCD10Xv1.1, whole genome shotgun sequence genomic window carries:
- the LOC107858537 gene encoding dehydrin Xero 1, translated as MAQNVTSQDQMHKVVDEHGNPHVHGTHEGRTVPTATVGTHDDARKKDHHAEGQQQLHRSGSSSSSSSEDDGQGGRRKKNKGVKEKIKETLTGGSHDDKKETGDQQHAAHTTTTTTTTGSVGNEEEEKKGMMDKIKDKIPGMH; from the exons ATGGCACAAAACGTTACAAGCCAAGACCAAATGCACAAGGTAGTTGATGAACATGGCAACCCACATGTTCATGGAACTCATGAAGGTCGTACTGTCCCTACAGCTACAGTTGGTACTCATGATGATGCTAGGAAGAAAGATCACCATGCTGAGGGACAACAACAGCTTCATCGTTCTGGTAGCTCTAGTTCCAGCTCT TCAGAGGATGATGGGCAAGGtgggaggaggaagaagaataagGGTGTAAAGGAGAAGATTAAGGAGACGTTGACCGGAGGCAGTCATGATGACAAGAAGGAAACAGGTGATCAACAACATGCTGCACACACAACGACTACTACTACAACAACTGGTTCTGTtggaaatgaagaagaagagaagaaaggaaTGATGGACAAAATCAAGGACAAGATCCCTGGCATGCACTGA